In Nocardiopsis composta, the following proteins share a genomic window:
- a CDS encoding replicative DNA helicase — MDTTIMTGYAEYTDSDTAVPPHDILAERAVLGAALRGGQAHLAEITAIAAPGDFYRPRHQAVFAAICALSDRGAPHDVVAVRAEVERRGAAEDPRGAGYLLDLGDDLADLAAEAPSPATGAYYARIVAECSRRRAIMAAGTRGRQLARQGSDDIEDLAAQVVEEMERAAFPAERGEEDTFAVGEDSDYWDGLATPLDPSTMVVPPYRDLAEAIPALTPGEITTVAGRTGVGKSVCATDFARHAALRQGHTVLYVSLEMDRTMMLNRIYAAEARVTMETFKRKSFTEAQWADLARARERVARAPLHISTPSACTVSTIRARVRSLERRGQAPALVVVDHIGRLRLASGERVDNRAQEVSRFSWGLKELARDHGVPVLSVCQINRDPEKRADPTPTAADLKDSGSVEEDSGNVIIVHRPDRGRPEDPRAGEVDLVIAKNREGAEKTVVLTHQLHYQRFVDMARG; from the coding sequence ATGGACACCACCATCATGACCGGATACGCCGAGTACACCGACTCCGACACCGCTGTCCCCCCCCACGACATCCTGGCCGAGCGGGCCGTGCTGGGGGCGGCCCTGCGGGGTGGGCAGGCCCACCTGGCCGAGATCACCGCGATCGCGGCCCCGGGCGACTTCTACCGGCCCCGCCACCAGGCGGTGTTCGCCGCGATCTGCGCCCTGTCGGACCGGGGCGCCCCCCACGACGTGGTGGCGGTGCGCGCCGAAGTGGAGCGCCGCGGTGCCGCCGAGGATCCCCGGGGCGCCGGCTACCTGCTCGACCTCGGCGACGACCTGGCCGACCTCGCCGCCGAGGCGCCGTCGCCGGCCACCGGCGCCTACTACGCCCGGATCGTGGCCGAGTGCTCCCGCCGGCGGGCGATCATGGCGGCCGGGACGCGGGGCCGGCAGCTGGCCCGCCAGGGCTCCGACGACATCGAGGACCTGGCGGCCCAGGTGGTCGAGGAGATGGAGCGGGCGGCCTTCCCCGCCGAGCGGGGGGAGGAGGACACCTTCGCCGTCGGCGAGGACAGCGACTACTGGGACGGCCTGGCCACCCCGCTGGACCCCTCCACGATGGTGGTGCCGCCCTACCGGGACCTGGCCGAGGCGATCCCGGCGCTGACCCCCGGCGAGATCACCACGGTGGCCGGGCGCACCGGGGTGGGCAAGAGCGTGTGCGCCACCGACTTCGCCCGCCACGCCGCGCTGCGCCAGGGCCACACCGTGCTGTACGTGTCGCTGGAGATGGACCGCACGATGATGCTCAACCGGATCTATGCGGCCGAGGCGCGGGTGACCATGGAGACCTTCAAGCGCAAGTCCTTCACCGAGGCCCAGTGGGCCGACCTGGCGCGGGCCCGCGAGCGGGTGGCGCGCGCGCCGCTGCACATCTCCACCCCCTCGGCGTGCACGGTGTCCACGATCCGGGCGCGGGTGCGCTCCCTGGAGCGGCGCGGCCAGGCCCCGGCGCTGGTGGTGGTCGACCACATCGGCCGGCTCCGGCTGGCCTCGGGGGAGCGGGTCGACAACCGCGCCCAGGAGGTGTCCCGGTTCTCCTGGGGGCTCAAGGAGCTGGCCCGCGACCACGGGGTGCCGGTGCTGTCGGTGTGCCAGATCAACCGGGATCCGGAGAAGCGGGCCGACCCCACCCCCACCGCGGCCGACCTGAAGGACTCCGGGTCGGTGGAGGAGGACTCGGGCAACGTGATCATCGTGCACCGGCCCGACCGGGGCCGGCCGGAGGATCCGCGGGCCGGGGAGGTGGACCTGGTGATCGCCAAGAACCGGGAGGGTGCGGAGAAGACCGTGGTGCTGACGCACCAGCTGCACTACCAGCGGTTCGTGGACATGGCGCGCGGCTGA